The following coding sequences are from one Prochlorococcus sp. MIT 1314 window:
- a CDS encoding YciI family protein: MPFFVKTEIIKKEYLINNDLKRKIINEHIDWVKNLKKEGINIKSGFLVDELNRPGDGGLLILEMNNYRNALKIIKNDPMIKNDLVEWKLNEWVDPNK, encoded by the coding sequence ATGCCTTTCTTTGTAAAAACTGAAATTATAAAAAAAGAATACTTAATTAATAATGATTTAAAACGAAAAATAATTAACGAACATATTGATTGGGTAAAAAATTTAAAAAAAGAGGGAATTAATATAAAAAGTGGCTTTTTGGTAGATGAGTTAAATAGGCCAGGTGACGGCGGATTACTTATTCTTGAGATGAATAATTATAGAAATGCACTAAAAATAATTAAGAATGATCCAATGATTAAAAATGATCTAGTTGAATGGAAATTAAATGAGTGGGTAGATCCAAATAAATGA
- the lipA gene encoding lipoyl synthase, producing the protein MTNNPNSLISKPDWLRVKAPQVERIGNTANLLNDLNLNTVCQEASCPNIGECFASGTATFLIMGPGCTRACPYCDIDFDRSKRELDPTEPYRLAEAVYRMKLKHVVITSVNRDDLDDGGASQFFECVYQVRKKSPKTTIELLIPDFCGNWKALEKVLDSNPNVLNHNIETVPSLYKKVRPQGKYVRTLELLKRTRDYSPKIYTKSGLMLGLGEKDEEVLSLLKDLKSNFVDIVTIGQYLSPGPNHLPVKRFVSPSKFNYFKAFGEKELNFMQVVSSPLTRSSYHAEEIQKLMKKYPR; encoded by the coding sequence TTGACTAATAATCCTAATAGTTTAATTTCAAAACCTGATTGGTTAAGAGTAAAAGCCCCGCAAGTTGAGAGAATTGGGAATACTGCAAATTTGTTAAATGATTTAAATCTCAATACTGTATGTCAAGAAGCAAGCTGTCCAAATATTGGTGAATGTTTTGCTAGCGGAACTGCCACTTTCCTTATAATGGGCCCTGGCTGTACTAGGGCATGTCCATATTGCGATATTGATTTTGATAGATCTAAAAGAGAATTAGATCCAACAGAACCATATCGTCTGGCCGAAGCAGTTTATAGAATGAAACTTAAACATGTTGTAATCACATCAGTTAATAGAGACGATCTTGACGATGGTGGCGCATCTCAATTTTTTGAATGTGTTTATCAAGTAAGAAAAAAATCTCCTAAAACTACTATTGAGCTTTTAATTCCTGATTTTTGTGGCAATTGGAAAGCGCTTGAAAAAGTTCTTGATTCAAATCCAAACGTTTTAAACCATAATATTGAGACTGTGCCTTCGCTATATAAAAAAGTAAGACCTCAGGGTAAATATGTAAGAACTCTTGAGTTGCTTAAAAGAACCAGAGACTATTCTCCCAAAATTTATACAAAGTCAGGCTTAATGCTTGGTTTAGGGGAAAAAGACGAGGAGGTCTTAAGTCTGCTTAAGGATTTAAAAAGTAATTTCGTTGATATTGTTACTATTGGTCAATATTTATCTCCTGGCCCTAATCATTTACCTGTTAAAAGATTTGTAAGTCCTTCAAAATTTAACTATTTTAAAGCGTTCGGGGAAAAAGAGTTAAACTTCATGCAAGTAGTTAGTTCTCCTTTAACTCGAAGTAGCTACCATGCTGAAGAGATTCAAAAACTTATGAAAAAGTATCCAAGATAG
- a CDS encoding recombinase family protein, producing the protein MTFKFQRKRLLLSEKNKNYKAIGYARATKNEFEYLEEQINNLKKEGCSIIFSEFVSLDEEIKPELNKAISCLSKGDELIITKLNRAFKNKKECLVTINKLINKDIKLRTLNGFFTAIDSSKTNSSIFKILYELDNLENKSLNDRKKEPRLHRKLAGNNLGGRPKISPLKESLVIRLRNEGYSYRSIRAQTGIALSTIRRVILEGEL; encoded by the coding sequence TTGACTTTTAAATTCCAAAGGAAACGTCTTTTATTATCTGAAAAAAATAAAAACTATAAAGCTATAGGATATGCTAGAGCTACTAAAAATGAATTTGAGTATTTAGAGGAGCAAATAAACAATTTAAAAAAAGAAGGTTGCAGCATAATTTTCTCTGAATTTGTCAGTTTAGATGAAGAGATCAAACCCGAACTCAATAAAGCTATAAGTTGCTTATCTAAAGGAGATGAATTAATAATAACTAAGCTTAACCGAGCATTTAAAAATAAAAAAGAATGTTTAGTGACAATAAATAAACTTATTAATAAGGATATTAAATTACGAACTTTGAATGGTTTTTTTACGGCTATTGATTCCTCTAAAACAAATTCTTCAATTTTTAAGATTTTATATGAATTAGATAATTTAGAAAATAAAAGTTTAAATGACAGAAAAAAAGAACCCCGATTACATAGAAAATTAGCTGGAAATAATCTAGGAGGGAGGCCCAAGATAAGTCCTTTAAAGGAATCTCTAGTAATCAGATTGCGTAATGAAGGATATTCGTATCGTTCAATCAGAGCGCAAACAGGAATTGCATTGTCAACAATTAGAAGAGTCATTTTGGAAGGAGAATTATAA